In a single window of the Halobaculum lipolyticum genome:
- a CDS encoding ABC transporter permease, with protein sequence MSRLKYIAKRFLLSVPVLWLGTSLTWFIIYQGPVDPAANLLSGNERLTEAKYEAARTELGLDQPPLQHYLDWMWSLFTLDLGQTWLIYAGSDVGALVIDFLPRTVWLGFWSVLVAVFVGVPLGFYAGIRSNTVADYIASVSGIVWRAMPNFWLAVILLSILVGSESLLGFDWDTFLIDLPSGVTGNPGLSYMAGDPLALFTQPEQTLAAIKKILPAALVLGSASMGNEMRIGRTAVLETKTEQYVDFARARGVPGRLIVWKHVFRNALVPLVPVITTEAFLLIGGSVLVESVFGINGMGKLFFDAAIQGDLPLVGSLMFVFIVLMLAINIAQDILYTLIDPRVGYDGN encoded by the coding sequence ATGAGCCGGCTGAAATACATCGCCAAACGCTTCCTACTCTCCGTCCCCGTGTTGTGGCTCGGGACCAGTTTGACCTGGTTCATCATCTACCAGGGCCCCGTCGACCCGGCCGCGAACCTGTTGAGCGGCAACGAACGACTCACCGAGGCGAAGTACGAGGCAGCCCGGACCGAACTCGGGCTCGACCAACCGCCGCTGCAACACTACCTCGACTGGATGTGGAGCCTGTTCACCCTCGATCTGGGGCAGACGTGGCTCATCTACGCCGGCTCGGACGTCGGGGCGCTCGTGATCGACTTCCTGCCCCGGACGGTTTGGCTGGGCTTCTGGTCGGTGCTCGTGGCCGTCTTCGTCGGCGTGCCGCTGGGGTTCTACGCCGGGATCAGGTCGAACACCGTCGCGGACTACATCGCCTCCGTCTCCGGGATCGTCTGGCGCGCGATGCCTAACTTCTGGCTCGCCGTGATCCTCCTGTCGATCCTCGTCGGCTCGGAGTCGCTGTTGGGCTTCGACTGGGACACGTTCCTCATCGATCTCCCGTCGGGGGTGACCGGCAACCCCGGGCTGTCGTACATGGCGGGCGACCCGCTCGCGCTGTTCACCCAGCCCGAGCAGACGCTCGCGGCGATCAAGAAGATCCTCCCGGCGGCGCTGGTGTTGGGGTCGGCCTCGATGGGGAACGAGATGCGCATCGGCCGCACGGCGGTGCTCGAGACGAAGACCGAACAGTACGTCGACTTCGCGCGCGCACGCGGCGTCCCCGGACGGCTGATCGTCTGGAAACACGTGTTCCGGAACGCGCTGGTCCCGCTCGTTCCGGTGATCACGACGGAGGCGTTCCTGCTCATCGGCGGGAGCGTCCTCGTGGAGTCGGTGTTCGGGATCAACGGGATGGGGAAGCTGTTCTTCGACGCGGCGATCCAAGGCGACCTGCCGCTGGTCGGCTCGCTGATGTTCGTGTTCATCGTCCTCATGCTCGCGATCAATATCGCACAGGACATCCTCTACACGCTGATCGACCCGCGGGTCGGCTACGACGGGAACTGA
- a CDS encoding ABC transporter substrate-binding protein gives MSEDTTRRRFLTAAGSGVAAALAGCSGNQPNQESTEADTATATEVDTATATPEPERQFTGGTLQLASDGPVQTLDPVSAKGSGAGYNQYNSTLMTFENGDLPPVAELATDYEVSDDGLTYTFSLREDVTFHDGQELTAQDFVYSWERLAGAEETRNADDIVGDTFAIEHEKQSDIDGVSAYIPGTLAVEAVDDYTFQFTMASQFTGTLSQLASGTFAPIPEGSVAYPKDYEDHEGVDGLLYEGEYEYNEFFSTSGDGPLFAGVGPFKVDSWSKGDQIRLSRFEDFYGEGPYIDGIVYTVIGNQQTRFSRFKNGNLDVLLEGMPTAAFDPDRRTIDRNRGTYRTGSYELDTGDTVNYGEAPALDTDYIVFNAARTPKPIRKAIAYLINQERISQDVYKGLQPPAYHLTPPGAFMAREGENPGENYEAHYREGARNQLEQFADGYPYGADEPRIADAQRVMEEAGYGEDNRAEVEFTVFSGDGAWDSIAQTLRDKATAAYIDINIVKADFGTIIGQALDGSMDMFSLGDGMEWPESDNFLRFIPPYDEPSGMFTRWTYQVVCSEVDFDGDDAGTVRENVYAELDGEFPTDHVKVNTDGNQVRVAIEDVSPDELESAVNDAGYNYDEAEATQAEFDPLMPRSDRQWDDYLRNRGPSEEATRNRDEVYYFQEEVNWEAVQELPLVHSITQRLWQDRVNTRMTGTMTNQTFNTLTLEDQDGN, from the coding sequence ATGTCCGAGGACACCACTCGGCGGCGGTTTCTCACGGCGGCAGGCTCGGGCGTGGCGGCGGCGCTCGCGGGCTGTTCAGGCAACCAACCGAACCAGGAGTCGACCGAGGCGGACACGGCGACCGCGACGGAAGTCGACACGGCGACGGCGACTCCCGAGCCGGAGCGCCAGTTCACCGGCGGCACGCTCCAGTTGGCGTCGGACGGACCGGTCCAGACGCTCGACCCGGTGAGCGCGAAGGGGTCGGGGGCGGGGTACAACCAGTACAACAGCACCCTGATGACGTTCGAGAACGGCGACCTCCCCCCGGTCGCCGAACTCGCGACCGACTACGAGGTCTCCGACGACGGTCTCACGTACACCTTCTCGCTGCGCGAGGACGTGACGTTCCACGACGGCCAGGAGCTGACCGCTCAGGACTTCGTCTACTCGTGGGAGCGCCTCGCGGGCGCCGAGGAGACCCGCAACGCCGACGACATCGTCGGCGACACGTTCGCCATCGAACACGAGAAGCAAAGCGACATCGACGGCGTCTCGGCGTACATCCCGGGGACGCTGGCGGTCGAGGCGGTCGACGACTACACCTTCCAGTTCACGATGGCGTCCCAGTTCACCGGGACGCTGTCGCAGCTCGCCAGCGGGACGTTCGCCCCCATCCCCGAGGGGTCGGTCGCGTACCCGAAGGACTACGAGGACCACGAGGGCGTCGACGGCCTGCTGTACGAGGGCGAGTACGAGTACAACGAGTTCTTCTCCACGTCGGGCGACGGACCGCTCTTCGCGGGCGTCGGTCCGTTCAAAGTCGACTCCTGGAGCAAGGGCGACCAGATCCGGCTCTCGCGGTTCGAGGACTTCTACGGGGAGGGACCGTACATCGACGGCATCGTCTACACCGTGATCGGGAACCAGCAGACGCGGTTCTCCCGGTTCAAGAACGGGAACCTCGACGTCCTGCTCGAGGGGATGCCGACGGCGGCGTTCGACCCGGACCGCCGCACCATCGACCGCAACCGGGGCACCTACCGGACGGGCAGCTACGAGCTCGACACCGGCGACACGGTCAACTACGGCGAGGCGCCGGCGCTTGACACGGACTACATCGTGTTCAACGCCGCACGCACGCCGAAGCCGATTCGCAAGGCCATCGCGTACCTGATCAACCAAGAGCGCATCTCCCAAGACGTGTACAAGGGGCTGCAGCCGCCGGCGTACCACCTGACGCCGCCGGGCGCGTTCATGGCCCGCGAGGGGGAGAACCCCGGCGAGAACTACGAGGCCCACTACCGAGAGGGCGCCCGCAACCAGCTCGAACAGTTCGCCGACGGCTACCCCTACGGCGCCGACGAGCCGCGTATCGCCGACGCCCAGCGCGTGATGGAGGAGGCCGGCTACGGCGAGGACAACCGCGCCGAGGTGGAGTTCACCGTGTTCTCCGGCGACGGCGCGTGGGACTCCATCGCCCAGACGCTCCGGGACAAAGCGACCGCCGCCTACATCGACATCAACATCGTCAAAGCCGACTTCGGGACGATCATCGGCCAGGCGCTCGACGGGTCGATGGACATGTTCTCGCTGGGCGACGGGATGGAGTGGCCGGAGTCGGACAACTTCCTCCGGTTCATCCCGCCGTACGACGAGCCCAGCGGCATGTTCACCCGGTGGACGTACCAGGTCGTCTGCTCGGAGGTGGACTTCGACGGCGACGACGCCGGAACGGTGCGCGAGAACGTGTACGCGGAGCTGGACGGCGAGTTCCCGACCGACCACGTGAAGGTCAACACGGACGGCAACCAGGTCCGCGTCGCCATCGAGGACGTCTCGCCCGACGAACTCGAGTCGGCCGTGAACGACGCCGGCTACAACTACGACGAGGCGGAGGCGACGCAGGCGGAGTTCGACCCGCTGATGCCGCGCTCGGACCGGCAGTGGGACGACTACCTCCGTAACCGCGGTCCCTCCGAGGAGGCCACTCGCAACCGCGACGAGGTGTACTACTTCCAGGAGGAGGTCAACTGGGAGGCGGTGCAGGAGCTGCCGCTCGTCCACTCGATCACCCAGCGGCTCTGGCAAGACCGGGTGAACACCCGCATGACCGGGACGATGACGAACCAGACGTTCAACACGCTCACGCTGGAGGACCAGGACGGGAACTGA